ATTGCGTGCGAAATCGATGACGTCCTCGGGTTCAACCGCGACCATTAGCCATTCGCAGCTGGGCGAAATCAAGATTCCCACGGCCGCAATTTTCAGCGTGCGACTCGCGCCGTCTGATCCCAAGATTGACGCCGAGTGGGCCAAACTGGTCGAGCGAACAATCAAGAAAGATGTGGTGGCTGTACGAAAGGGAGACGTGCTTGACCATTTGGACGGTGTCGTCGGGGCACTTGGTGAGGCGACCATGCAGTTCCAGATGGATGGCGACGACATTCCCATCAAACGCGAAAAAGTCTTCGGTCTGATCTATTCGAAGCGTGAAAGCACAGCCAAAAAAGCGATTGCGCAATTGGATCTCAACACCGGTGACCGACTGGCACTGAAGGCGGTTGCCTGGAGTGGGACCGCCTGGAAAGTTCGATTGGTTTCCGGTGCGGAGTTTGAGATTGCCACAGATCTGTTTCGCGGGCTCGACTACAGCCTGGGAAAAGTGACGTACCTCTCCGACCTTGAACCACGCGCCATGAAGTACACTCCGGAATTCGGATTCCCCGGTGCCTTTCCCGTCTACGAATTTCGACGCGACAAGAACTTTGAAGGTGGTCCGATCACACTCGGAGACAAGCCGTATGCCAAAGGTCTGGCCATCCATTCTCAATCGATGTTGAAGTATCGGCTGGGCGGCGAATATCGTCGGTTCCAGTCGGTC
The window above is part of the Schlesneria paludicola DSM 18645 genome. Proteins encoded here:
- a CDS encoding NPCBM/NEW2 domain-containing protein: MNGLSLLVWLAVAQVQPVQSPAVQVVTLPGEQYEGTLESFTAESVTVKSDAKSQTIPIGEVLQIRTTVSPPAVASDPAIEIRLVDDSRLRAKSMTSSGSTATISHSQLGEIKIPTAAIFSVRLAPSDPKIDAEWAKLVERTIKKDVVAVRKGDVLDHLDGVVGALGEATMQFQMDGDDIPIKREKVFGLIYSKRESTAKKAIAQLDLNTGDRLALKAVAWSGTAWKVRLVSGAEFEIATDLFRGLDYSLGKVTYLSDLEPRAMKYTPEFGFPGAFPVYEFRRDKNFEGGPITLGDKPYAKGLAIHSQSMLKYRLGGEYRRFQSVMGIGDEIRYGDVDVTFKGDGKTLFKSAVKASTPGDKGTIQRSVPQILDLDVSGVVELEIFVDYGSDGHDNGDRLYLGNARVVK